The Leadbetterella byssophila DSM 17132 DNA window TGAAGTAAATAAAGTTGGCAATGGTAGATTTACCCGAACTATTCTTTCCTCGAATGATATTAACCCCTTTATGAAATAGTTGGTCATACGCAATCTTATTTGAATGCGTTCTGATTATCAATCTGTTTAGGAATAGTGATGGGTTAACGTGGGTCATACTTAAATTCTAATAAACCTGTTCTATACTTCAATCCTGTTTTACCATACAAAGGCAATTCATTAAAGCCAAGAACCAATTTCAATATATTTGATTTTTCAACTGTAAGCTCATTTAATTTACCTAATAAGTCTTGAGGAATTTCTTTTTCTGTTCTTTTAACCCAACCTTTAGAAAACTGCTTATTATCAATCAAACCATAAGATGCCAATGATTTTAAAGCTGTCATTTGAAAAGGTTGCATTCGTTCAAATATTCTTTTCGAATCAATCAAATCTTCGTAAGGATTTTGTTTGTCTTTTTTGAAAATTTTCTTCAATTCTGAAAGTGATTGTGGAAAGGTAATATTTC harbors:
- a CDS encoding ABC-three component system middle component 5, which codes for MLVYHPAFDIYNGVFRMLQLLTLMKQDEVELDKLRIWDFYLTFPTEARNITFPQSLSELKKIFKKDKQNPYEDLIDSKRIFERMQPFQMTALKSLASYGLIDNKQFSKGWVKRTEKEIPQDLLGKLNELTVEKSNILKLVLGFNELPLYGKTGLKYRTGLLEFKYDPR